The genomic interval CGGCTTCGACGCGCGCGAGCTGCGCACGACGCCGGTCGTCGACTACTACCAGAGCGATCCGCTGATCGAGCGCTGGCTCGCGCACCACCTGGGCGACGCGCGGCCGCCGGTCGAGGTCAAGGTGTGGGCCGCGACCACCGACATGGTGCTCGAGCTGGTGCTGAACGGCGTCGGCGTGGGCGTGGTGCCGGACTCGCTCGCCGCGCCGTACGTCGCGCGCCGCCGGCTGCGCGTGCTCGGCACGCGCCGCGGCGAGCTCACCGACTTCATCTGGCTCAACGAGCCGCGCGGCGCCTACCGCGACGCGACGCTCGAGGCCTTCCGCGCGGCGGCGCTCGACGAATTCCGCTGACCGCCGCGCAGCGCCGCGCGACCGGCACGAGAGCTCACGCAGGCACGAGCCCCGGGCGCGCTCGCACGAGCCGCGCCGCTCGGGCACGCGCCCGGCGCGCGCTAACGTCGGCGCGCGCTCCCTCCGAAGGAACGTTCATGCCCACGGATCGCAACGGCTACGAGATCTCGGCCGCCTCGAGCGCGCTCGTCGAGGACCTCGACCGCTTCGCCGACGACTTCCTCGCCGCCCGCGACGGCGCGGGCCGCGTCTTCGCGCTCGCCGAGCAGAACCCGGACTGCGCGCTCGCCCAGGCGTACGCCGCGGCGCTGCACTTCTACGCGCAGTCGAGCGCCGCGATCGAGCGCGACGCCCTGCCGCTGCTCGCGCGCGCCGACGCGCTGCGCGACCATCTGACGCCGCGCGAGACGCTGCTGCTCGACGCGCTCTCGGCGTGGGCGCGCAACGATCTGCAGACCGCGATCGCGCTGCACGAGCGCATCGCCCTCGACTGGCCGCGCGACCTCGTCGCGGCGAAGCTCGCGGAGTTCCTGTTCATCCAGGCGCCGGACTACCGGCGGCACCTGCGCTTCATGGAGCGTCTCGCGAGCGTCAACGACGGCTCGCCGCACTTCCTCGCCATGCACGCGTTCGCGCTCGAGATGTGCCGCGAGTTCGAGCGCGCCGAGCGAGCCGCGCGGCGCGCGATCGAGCTCGAGCCGAGCACGGCGTGGGCGCACCACGCGCTCGCGCACCAGATGCTGAACGAGCGCCGCATCGACGAGGGCCTCGCGCTGCTGACGGAGCTCTCGCCGACGTGGGTCGAGCACTCGGGCGCGACCCGCTGCCACAACTGGTGGCACGTCGCGCTGCTGCACCTCGCGCTCGGCGACGCGCAACGCGCGCTCGAGCTGCTGCACGAGCGCGTCGTCGGAGCGGACGGCGCCTCGGCGGTCGAGCTGACCGACGCGATCTCGCTGCTGTGGCGCATCGAGCTCACCGGGGAGCGGCTCGACGACGAGTGGAGCGCGCTCGCGCCGCACGTCGTCGAGCGCGCGTACGAGCAGTGCTTTCCGTTCCTCAACGCGCACTGGGCCTACGCGCTGACGCGCGCCGGCATGGACGACGTCGTCGACGACGCGCTGGATGCGCTGCGCGCCTACGCGCTCCGGCAGACGGGTGCCGCGGCGCGCGTCTTCCGCGACGTCGGCGTGCCGCTGGTCACCGCGTGCGCCGCGTTCGCCGCCGGGGAGGCGGCGCGCTGCGTGGCGCTGCTCGAGCCGGTGCTGCCCGAGGTCGCGTGCGTCGGCGGCAGCGACGCGCAGAACGATCTCTTCCGCCAGACCTACCTGGTCGCGCTGCTCGAGTGCGGCCGTCACGGCGAGGCCCGGCGCTGGCTCGACGCCCGCATCGGGCAGGCGCGCCCGACCGCGATCGAGCAGGGCTGGCTCGCGCGCGCGTAGGCATCTCGTCCCGCTCTTTTTCTCCCGCCGACGTCGATCTGCGCCCGGCGCGATCGACAAGCTCACGAGAGAGCCAACCCGTGATGGGGGAAAGGAGCAGCGAGATGGCCTACGTCGATGGATTCGTCGCCGCGGTTCCGACGGCAAACCGCGAGAAGTACCGCGAGCACGCCGCGAAGGCGGCCCTGGTGTTCAAGGAGCACGGCGCGCTGAAGGTCGTCGAGTGCTGGGGCGACGACGTGCCGGAGGGCAAGCTCACGTCCTTCCCGATGGCGGTGAAGTGCCAGCCGGACGAGACCGTCGTGTTCTCCTGGATCGTCTGGCCGTCGCGCGCCGTGCGCGACGCAGGGATGAAGAAGGTCATGGACGACCCGCGCCTCGCGCCCGACGTCAACCCGATGCCGTACGACGGCCGGCGGCTGATCTACGGCGGCTTCGAGACCATCGTCGACGTGTGAGCCCGGAGCGTGGGCCGAACTCGATCGAGCCGCACGTCGTGAACCCCGCGGCGACCGACGTCTTTCCCGCGAGCGCGGCCTGGGCGCGGCTCCGGTTCCGGGCGCGGTCGTCGCAGCGCGCGACGGGCCTGCGACGCCTCAGCTGCGCTCGGCGACGGCGAGCAGCGCGAGCGCGACGAGCGCGAAGATCGTCACGAACGGGGACGTCAGATCGAGCATGAAATTTCTATCGGCAGGCCGCGCGCGAAGCTTAGCCTCGCGCGCGGCCGCCGTGGCTGGACCCGTCAGAAGGCGACTTGGAAGCGCGCCAGCAGCACGTCCTCGCGGCTGCGAACGGCGTTGTCGATCTTGATCGGGCGGTTGAATTCGGTGCGCTCGTAGTTGAGCTGCACCTTGAAGTGGGGGTTCCAGTACCAGTTGACACCAGCGGTGTACGCGACCGCGCTGCCGACCGAGGTCTCGGGGTTCACGAAGCCGGCCTCGAACGCCTCGTCGCCGAGATCGACCCACGAGCCGCGGGCCGCGATCTCGAACGCACCCCAGTCACCGTTGACCGGGTCGAAGGGGTTGGCCGGGATGACGCCCTTGAAGGACGCGTTCTCGCCGGTCAGCACGTACGACGCCTGCAGGAAGCCGCCCTGGTTGGTGAAGCGGGCCTTCGCCGTGCTGCCGTCCTCCCGCGGACCCTTCGCGGCCTGGTCGGACCAGTAGTACTCGCCCATCATCCCGAACGGTCCCCAGTAGTAGTAGAACTGCGGGGCAAGCCGGCTGTGGATGCCGTCGCCCGTGACGCCCGAGGCGATGCGGTAGATCGTCGCACGGCCCGCGGTCTGGATGCGCGTGCCGTCGATCGGATCGTCGTCGTTGTTGCCGTACGTGCCGGCGAAGCCGAAGCCGAAGCTCTTCAGCGCGTCCGACTCGGTCGTCGCGAACGGATGGATGAAGAAGCGGCCCGCGAAGTCCTTGTCGGAGTTGAAGTCGCCGTCGACCGAGCCGCCGTCGACCGAGCCATTGAAGAGGCCGAGCTCGTAGTAGAACACTCCGTTCGAGAACGGATCGCCGTGCAGCATGAAGCCGACGTCACGGTTCGGCGGGATGTTCTGCGCGAGCGAGCGCTCGACGAACAGCAGGTTCGAGCCCGACTGCAAGCGCTCGAGGCTGAACGGCACCTTGTACTTACCAGCGCGGAAGCGTGCGTACGGGAAGTACTTGACGTCGACGTAGGCGTCCTGCAGCGACGGCGAGATGCTCGTGCTGCCCGAGCCACCGAAGTCCGGCATGATCTTGTAGTCGAAGTACTTGAAGACCGTGCCCTCGATGGTCGGACGCACGCGGCGCAGGAAGAAGGCGCTCGTTCCGTCGTCACCCGAGGTGTTCGGGAACCAGCGCGCATCCGCCTGGACTAGACCGCGAAACTTGATCTTGTAGTTGCCGTCCTGCGACTCGATGAAGAAGCCGTCCTTGTATCCGGTGAGCGGCTTCGTCTTCTTGATCTCGTCCTGCGCGATCGCCTTGACGCGCTCCTCGTCGATGGGCTGCGCGCCGGCGGCCGGCGCTGGGGCCGCGGCCGGGACGGCGGCCGGCGCCGCGCCCTCGCCCTGCAGCCGCTCGAGCCGCTCGAGCTTACGCTCGAGGTCTCGGATGCGCTGCTCGAGGTCGGCGCGCGACTGCGCGGCCGCCGTCAATGGCACTGTGAGCTGAAACAAGAGGAGGGCGGCCAGGGTGAGGCCGGCCGCCGTTTTCTTTCCGATCGACCGGTGCATCGAATGCTCCTTTCGGGTCGAGCATCGCGTTGCCTCCGGTCGTTCCGGTCAGCCCGCGGCGAAGATGGTGGAATCGCCTCCCTTTGCTCGGGTCGGCTTCGTGATGTTTGACGTGCGCGCTACGACGATCGCTCGCGGTGCGACAGCCGCACCTTCTCGGTCCTCTCGACGAGGACCACCACGCCGTCCTGCACGAGCGCCGTCACGGCGCCGTAGCGAAGCCCCTGCAGGGCGGCCCTGATGCGCTGCAAAGCGTCGTCGGTCGCCTGCTCGATGCGCGCCTTGTCCGGCGCAGCCTGAACCGTCGTCCCCATGATGAGCTCCCTTCCTCAAATGGCGTAGTCTTGAACGAACACGCGCACGCGGCGCGGCGAGACATAGACGTGATCACCAACGCTGAGGCGCAGCTCCGCGAAGCGCTCCCAGCCGACGTCGACGTTGAGCGCGAGACCGAAGTCCTGCGCGATCACCCGCACCTTGACGACGCCGCGCGCAGGATTGACCTGCACGACCTCGCCCTTGATCGTCGAGCTGCGACCGTTCCAGGTGCGCGAGATCTCGAGCTCGTGCGAGCGGACGAACGCCGTCGCCGACGCTCCGTCCTCGGCCGTCGAGTCGGGCGAGCCGACCTCGAAGTCGCCGACCTTGATCCGCCCGCCCTCGATGCGGCCGTGGAAGACGTTCACGTCGCCGAGGAAGTCCATGACGAACGGGTTCGCCGGGTGCTCGAAGATCTCGCCCGGCGTGCCGACCTGCTCGATCTTGCCGTGGTTCATGATCACGACCTGGTCGGCGACCTCGAACGCCTCTTCCTGGTCGTGCGTGACGAACAGGCTCGTCACGTGGATCTCCTCGTGCAGCCGACGCAGCCACTGACGCAGCTCGGTGCGGACCTTCGCGTCGAGCGCACCGAACGGCTCGTCGAGCAAAAGAACTTTGGGGGACGGCGCCAGCGCTCGCGCCAGCGCCACACGCTGGCGCTGCCCCCCCGAGAGCTGGGAAGGGAGGGATCTTCCCAGGCCCTCGAGCTGCACGAGCCGGATGAGCTCGTTCACCCGCTGCTCGATCTTCTTCTTCGGCCAGCGCCGCACGCGCAGACCGAACGCGATGTTCTCGAACACGTTCATGTGCCGGAACAGCGCGTAGTGCTGGAAGACGAAGCCGACGTTGCGCTCGCGCACGTGCGACGCGGTGACGTCGTCGTCCTCGTAGTGCACGGTTCCCGAATCGGGCACCTCGAGCCCCGCGATGATGCGCAGGAGCGTCGACTTGCCCGAGCCCGACGGCCCGAGGATGGCGACCAGGGAGCCGCCCGGCACCTCGACGGTCACGTTGTCGAGCGCGACGAAGTCACCGAAGCGCTTGGTGATGTTCTTGGCCGTGATGCTCATGACGGACCTCCTCAGGCCTCGCCGCCCGCAGTGCGCAGGCGCGTCGCTTCCTCGATCTCGCGACGGGTACGCCACTCGAGCGTCACCTTGATGACCAGCGTGACCAGCGCGAGCAGCGTCAGCACGGACGCGACCGCAAACGCGCCCGGCAGGTTGTACTCCTGGAACAGCTTCTCGACCCGCAGCGGCATCGTGTCGGTCTGACCCGTGATGCGGCCCGACACCACCGCCACCGCGCCGAATTCACCCATCGCGCGTGCGTTGCACAGGATGAGGCCGTAGAGAATTCCCCACTTGACGTTGGGCAGCGTGACCCTCCAGAAGAGGTGCCGCGCCTTCGCCCCGAGGCTCACCGCCGCGATCTCCTCGTCCGCCCCGGTCGCCTCCATGAGCGGGATGAGCTCGCGCGCGATGATCGGGAAGGTGACGAAGGTCGTCGCGATCACCAGGCCGGGATAGGCGAAGATGATCTTGATTCCCTCCTCGCGCAGCCACGGCCCGAGGAAGCCCTGCAGACCGAAGAGCAGCACGAAGAGGAGACCTGCGACGACCGGCGACACCGCGAACGGCAGGTCGATCAGCGCGGTCAGCAACGAGCGCCCCGGAAACTTGAAGCGCGCGATGGCCCACGCCGCCGCGAGCCCGAAGATCAGGTTGAGCACCACGGCGACCGGCGCGACCTTCAAGGTCAGCGTGATCGCGGAGATCGTGTCCTCGTCCTCGAACAGGTTCGCCCAGTAGACGTCGAAGCCCTGCGCGAACGCCTCGTAGAAGACGTTGATCAACGGCACGAGGACGAGGACCGTCATGATCAGGAACGCGACCCCGATCATCGTCCAGCGGACGATCGCGGGATCCTCGGCGCCGCGTCGAGACTTTCCTCCGATTGGCTCAGACATACCGCCTCCGGCTCCAGCGCTCGAGCAGGTTGATCGCGAAGAGCGCGCTGAACGACATCGCCAGGAGCACGACGGCCACGGCGGCGGCGTCGCCGTACTTGAACGCTTCGAGATTCGAGACGACGACCACCGGCGCGATCTCCGTCTGGTACGGCATGTTGCCGGAGACGAAGATCACCGAACCGTACTCCCCGATCGCCCGGGCGAACGCGAGCGCGAAGCCCGTGATCAGCGCCGGCAGGATGGTCGGGAAGATCACCCGCAGAAAGGTCTGGAGACGGTTCGCGCCGAGGCAGGCCGCGGCTTCCTCGACGTCGGCGTCGAGGTCCTGGATCACCGGCTGGACCGTTCGGACGACGAACGGGAAGCTGACGAACGTCAAGACCAGGACGACCGCCGTCCGCGAGTACGCGCCGTGGAAGCCGAGCGGCACGAGAAACCGCCCGAACCACCCGTTCGGCACGTACAGGCTCGAGTACACGAGCCCTGCGACCGCGGTCGGCAGCGCGAACGGCAGGTCGACCAGCGCGTCGAACAGCTTCTTGCCGGGGAACTCGTAGCGGACGAGCACCCACGCGATCAGCAGCCCGATCACCAGATTGATCAGGCCGGCCGCGAAGGACGCGCCCATCGTGAGCTTGTACGCCGCGACCGCGCGCTCGTTCCACACGGCCTCGACGAACTGGTCCCACGAGAGCTCCGCCGACTTGATGACGATCCCGACGATCGGGATCAGGACCAGCAGGTTGATGTAGAGCAGGGTGTAGCCCAGCGAGAGACCGAAGCCGGGCAGGATCCTGCGATTGATGTCGAGCATGGGTTGCTCCCTTCCGCTCGAGAGTGGCGGTAGAGGCGGGCCTTACGCGCTTGCGCTCACTTCGGCTTGTAGATCTGATCGAAGATCTTGCCGTCGGCGAAGAACTTCTCCTTCGCATCCGACCAGCTCTCGGCGATCGCCGTGATCGGGAAGAGCTCGATCGGCGGCAGCGTGGACTTGAACTGCGCGAGGATCGCCGGGTCGGTCGGACGGTAGAAGTGCTTGCCGATGATCTCCTGCGCCTGGGGCGTGTAGAGGAACTCGAGGTACGCCTTGGCGACCTCCTCGGTGCCCTTGCGCTTGACGTTGGCGTCGACCCACGCGAGCGGCGGATCGGCGAGGATGCTGATCGGCGGATAGACGATCTCGACCTCGCCGCCGGCCTCCTTCACCTCGAGGTGCGCCTCGTTCTCCCAGGTGAGGTGGACGTCACCGATCTTCTTCTGCACGAAGGTCGTCGTCGAGCCGCGCGCGCCCGCGTCGAGCACCGGCACGTGCTTGTAGAGCTCGGTGACGAACTTCGCCGCCTCCTCTTCCGTGCCGCCACGCTGGGTGACCGAGCCCCACGCGGCCCACAGCGAGAGCTGGCCGTTGCCGGAGGTCTTCGGGTTCGGCGTGATCACCTGAACGCCTTCCTTGATCAGATCCGGCCAGTCCTTGATCCCCTTCGGGTTCCCCTTGCGGACGACGAAGACGATCGTGCTGTTGTAGGCGCTGGCGTTGTTCGGCAGGCGCGTCCTCCAGTCGGGCGCGATCAGCCCGGCCTTGGCGATCGCATCCACGTCGGACGCGATCGCGAGGGTCACGACGTCGGCGTCGAGGCCGTCGATGACCGCGCGGGCCTGCGAGCCCGAGCCGCCGTGCGACATCTTGATCGACAGATCGGTGCCGGTCTTCTCCTTGTAGTGCGGAATGAACGCGGCGTTGATCTCGCGCCACAGCTCACGCGTCGGGTCGTACGACACGTTGAGCAGGTCCTTGGTCTCGGCGGCCGCCGCGTAGGCAAAGCCGAAGGCGCCGACCACGGCGACGATGAACTTGAAAACGTTGAGCCTGAATTCCTTCTTCCTGCGCATGATCCTCTCCCGTTGCGGCGGACGCACGTCGAGCGTCGCCGCTGATTTTTGAGCTTGTTGTGAACGAGGAACGGGGTGCCGGAGGCGGGCGAGCTTCGCCGGCCTCAGCAGGGGCAACAGAGGCAGGTGTGGAAGAGCCGCCACAGGCGCCGGTTACGGCGCTCGGGGATGGGATTGGTCTGGCTCATCTTCGTCTCGATCGTCTCGCTTGGTCTGTGCTCTCGGCTCGCGCTTGCGGTTGCGGAAAAACAAAAAGGCCCGGAGGTTCGAGACCTCCGGGCCTTTGGTTGTTCCGTCGTTGGACCGGCGTCCTAGACGCCCTGTCCTTCCGCGCGCACGGCACGACCCCAGGCACGAGAAGCCTCGTTCCTCTTCGCGGGGCGACAACAACAGATGCCGGCGAGCGACATGGTTCGGCGCTTGTACCTGCGCTGCACACACTGCGCAAGCCCCCTCGAGAAAAATTTTCCCCACCCCGGTTTTGTGCTTGATGGGCTTGCTTCGGCGGTAAAGACCGCGTATCGGAACCGATATGGCGTTCGCGATCTGTCGTCGTCCAGCGACGTGGTGGAAGCTCCTTCCGCCGTCTGCCCGCTGAGACGAGATCGCGCGCGGAGCGAAAGCGAGCCCACCACCTGCCGAGGTCGGTGGGCTTTTCCGTCTCTACCGCATCGCTCTCCGACCTGACGGCTCGTCGCCGGGCCCGAGAAAGGACGAGAGAGTGATGAACCCGCTGAAGACCGCGCCCTGGCGCGCGGCGCGCCGTCACGGCCGCGTGGCCGTCGGGGACGTGCGCGTCCGCCCGTCACGACCGAAGAGCACCACGCCGCGCGTGCGGCCCCTCGTGGCGCGCGAGCGCGCGTACGGCTGGACGACCGAGCAGTACCGCGAGGCGTGCCGCCTCCTGCCCGGCTTCGAGCTGCTCCCGGTCGCGATGGTCGCCGCGTTCGCGTCGCACGCGATCTACTTCGACGCCGCGGGACCGCTGCGCGCCGAGGATCGCGACGAGATCGCACACGCGATCACCCGACGGCGCTACCCGGGCTTCGGCTCGCCGGACGACGGGCTTCCGCGCGACGGCGAGCGGCGCGTGCTCGTTCGACGCCTCGCGGAGCGCGCGCTCGAGCCGTTCGCCTCGCTCGAGCCCGAGGTGTCGGCGTTGCTCGACGCCGGGGTGCCGGCGCGCGAGGTGCGCGTGATCGTCCACGCGCTGCTCGCGCTGCGCTTCCTCGCGACGCTCGGCGCCGCGATGCTCCTGCAGCCCCCGCTCGACGCGGACATCGGCTGACGCGCCTCGCCGGTTGGCTCCTTCCATCGGTCATGGCGGAGGTCTGCAAAACCATCCGACCGGGTTCGACTCCCGGAGGGGCCGCTCTTGCCGCGGGCGCGTGTCGCGCCGGCGCACGTCCCGTGCGCACGGCCGGCGCATGTCCCGTCTTCCGGCAGCCCGCACGATCGGCTGGTGCCGCACTGGCTCCGGGCCTTCGCAGCGATGAGATGCGGGTCGTGCCAGCGCGAGAGCTCTGCCGACGACGACTTCTGCGCCGCCTGCGGGACGCCGCTCGTCCGGCGCTGCGCCGCCTGCGGGCGCGCAACCTCGCCGCGCACCGCTTCTGCGGCGGTTGCGGACGCAGGCTCGCGCCTGACCTCGCCTCGGCGCACGACCCGCGCTCGCTGACGCCGCGCCACCTCGTCGAGCGCATCCTCACGACGCGCCACGCGCTCGAGGGCGAGCGCAAGCAGGTGACGGTGCTCTTCGCCGACGTCCAGGGATCGCCAGCTAAGCGTCGCGACCGTCGCCGTGCTCGACACCGGCGTCGACGGAAGCCATCCCGCGCTCGCCGGCAAGATCGTGCGCGAAGCCTGCTTCTCCGGCAACGGGAACTGTCCGAACGGCGCCACCCAGCAGATCGGTCCTGGGCCCGGCGTTGCGTGCACCTACGCGGGAGACTGTAAGCACGGCACGCACGTCGCCGGAATCGCGGCGTCGCGCTCCGGCGTGGCGCGCAGAGCGAACATCATCGCGATCCAGGTGTTCTCGCGCTTCACGGGCCCGATCTGCGAGGGCTTCGGCGATCCCTGCGCCTTGACCTACACCTCCGACCAGATCGCCGCGCTCGAGCACGTCTTCGAGCTGCGCAACAAGCATCGCATCGCGGTCGTGAACATGAGCCTCGGTGGCGGGAGCTACTCCTCGCAAGCGGCGTGCGACGCCGACAACGTGGCCCGCAAGGCGGCGATCGACAACCTCCGCGCGGCGGGAATCGCGACGGTCGCGGCTTCGGGCAATGCCGGCTACGCCCACTTGATCGACGAGCCCGCCTGCATCAGCTCCGCGTTCTCCGTCGGGTCCGTGACCAAGAGCGACCAGGTGTCGGTCTTCACGAACTCGGCTTCGTTCCTCGACTTCCTCGCACCCGGCACGTCGATCCGGTCCACCGTTCCCGGAGGCGGGTTCAAGGTCCTGTCCGGAACCTCGATGGCGACACCGCACGTCGCGGGCGCATTCGCCATCCTCAGCCAGCGCCTCGGGCGCGCCGACGTCGACAGGGTCGCCGACGCGCTGCCACGACCGGTGTGGGCGTCCTCGACCCGCTCAACGGTCTCACCAAGCCGCGCATCGCCGTCGACACCTGCCAGGGTGGCGCGGGCGTCGACCGGGCGAAGAGGTGCGAGGTCGTGCAGTGCGTCCCCTGACCGTGCACGCGACGGGCGCGCTTCTCGACACGCACGAGGGCGCGTCCGTCGCCTGATCCGCAGCACCCGTCGGTCCCGCGGGTCGCTGCCCACGATCTCCGTCAAGGACTTCGCGAGCGCTCGCGCGGCAAGAAGTTGCCCGCGCGAGCGCTCGTGATACGAAGCCGCGTCGATGAAGCGCGCGATGGAATCTCTCCCGGCGCAAGCGTGCGCCGGGACGTCCTGCGCATGAGCGGGTTGCGATGACGACGGACGCTGCATCGCAGGGCACGACGACGCGCGACGCGCAGGGCCTGCCGCGTCTCGGCCTCGTGCTCGCGTTCTGGGAGCGCTCGGGCGGCAAGGACCCATGGGCGCAGGCCTGCGAGACCGTCCGCGCCGCGGACCGCCTCGGCTACGACAGCGTGTGGCTCACCGAGAGCTGGAACCGCGACCCGATCACGCTGCTCACGCACCTCGCCGGGCAGACCTCGCGCATCGGGCTCGGCTTCGGCGTGCTGAACGTCTTCAGCCGCTCGCCCGCGGTGCTGGCGAACACCGCCGCGACGCTGGACGAGCTGTCCGGCGGGCGCGTGATGCTCGGGCTCGGCGCGAGCACGCCGAACGTCGTCGCGGGCTGGCACGGGCTCAAGTTCGACAAGCCGCTCCAGCGCGTGCGCGAGACGATCGAGATCTGCCGGCTCATCTGGCGTCGCGAGCGCGTCCATTACAAGGGCCGCATCTTCTCGCTCGAAGGCGTGCGGCTCGGCTATCAGCCGCTGCGCGAGCGCATCCCGATCCTGCTCGCGTCGCTACGACCGAAGAGCATCGAGCTCTGCGGCGAGCTCGCCGACGGCTGGATCCCGACGATCTATCCGCTCGACGGCATCGCCGCGGGACGCGCACGGATCGCCGCCGGCGCCGCGCGCGCCGGTCGCGCACCGGAGGACGTCGAGGTGCGTCCCGGCGCGACGGTGCTGGTCACGGACGATCCGTCGCAGGCGGCGCAGATGGGACGCTTCGCCGCCAGCATCTACATCGGCCCGCCGAACAGCCCCTACGCGGCGACGGCGGCCGAGCTCGGCTACGCGGAGGACGTCGAGCGCGTGACGAGCGTCTACCGCTCGGGCGACCACGCGGGCGCGATCGCGGCGGTGAGCGACCGGCTCGCCACCGCCTTCACCGTGGCGGGCACGCTCGAGCAGGTCCGCGACCGACTGCGCGCGCTGCGCGCGGCCGGCGCGGATGCGGTCAACGTCTCGCTGCCGTCGTACGCGCCGGAAGTCGCGGTGCCGGTCCTCGAGAAGCTGATCGCCTGAGGCGCGGAGTCGCGCTTCAGCGAATTTTTCGCTTACTTAGGCTTCGTCGCGCGTGCGCGATGCGCTCCTGCTTCCCGTAGAGCCCGCTATCGCACGGG from Candidatus Binatia bacterium carries:
- a CDS encoding DUF1428 domain-containing protein produces the protein MAYVDGFVAAVPTANREKYREHAAKAALVFKEHGALKVVECWGDDVPEGKLTSFPMAVKCQPDETVVFSWIVWPSRAVRDAGMKKVMDDPRLAPDVNPMPYDGRRLIYGGFETIVDV
- a CDS encoding porin; this encodes MHRSIGKKTAAGLTLAALLLFQLTVPLTAAAQSRADLEQRIRDLERKLERLERLQGEGAAPAAVPAAAPAPAAGAQPIDEERVKAIAQDEIKKTKPLTGYKDGFFIESQDGNYKIKFRGLVQADARWFPNTSGDDGTSAFFLRRVRPTIEGTVFKYFDYKIMPDFGGSGSTSISPSLQDAYVDVKYFPYARFRAGKYKVPFSLERLQSGSNLLFVERSLAQNIPPNRDVGFMLHGDPFSNGVFYYELGLFNGSVDGGSVDGDFNSDKDFAGRFFIHPFATTESDALKSFGFGFAGTYGNNDDDPIDGTRIQTAGRATIYRIASGVTGDGIHSRLAPQFYYYWGPFGMMGEYYWSDQAAKGPREDGSTAKARFTNQGGFLQASYVLTGENASFKGVIPANPFDPVNGDWGAFEIAARGSWVDLGDEAFEAGFVNPETSVGSAVAYTAGVNWYWNPHFKVQLNYERTEFNRPIKIDNAVRSREDVLLARFQVAF
- a CDS encoding YezD family protein; the protein is MGTTVQAAPDKARIEQATDDALQRIRAALQGLRYGAVTALVQDGVVVLVERTEKVRLSHRERSS
- a CDS encoding sulfate/molybdate ABC transporter ATP-binding protein → MSITAKNITKRFGDFVALDNVTVEVPGGSLVAILGPSGSGKSTLLRIIAGLEVPDSGTVHYEDDDVTASHVRERNVGFVFQHYALFRHMNVFENIAFGLRVRRWPKKKIEQRVNELIRLVQLEGLGRSLPSQLSGGQRQRVALARALAPSPKVLLLDEPFGALDAKVRTELRQWLRRLHEEIHVTSLFVTHDQEEAFEVADQVVIMNHGKIEQVGTPGEIFEHPANPFVMDFLGDVNVFHGRIEGGRIKVGDFEVGSPDSTAEDGASATAFVRSHELEISRTWNGRSSTIKGEVVQVNPARGVVKVRVIAQDFGLALNVDVGWERFAELRLSVGDHVYVSPRRVRVFVQDYAI
- the cysW gene encoding sulfate ABC transporter permease subunit CysW — its product is MSEPIGGKSRRGAEDPAIVRWTMIGVAFLIMTVLVLVPLINVFYEAFAQGFDVYWANLFEDEDTISAITLTLKVAPVAVVLNLIFGLAAAWAIARFKFPGRSLLTALIDLPFAVSPVVAGLLFVLLFGLQGFLGPWLREEGIKIIFAYPGLVIATTFVTFPIIARELIPLMEATGADEEIAAVSLGAKARHLFWRVTLPNVKWGILYGLILCNARAMGEFGAVAVVSGRITGQTDTMPLRVEKLFQEYNLPGAFAVASVLTLLALVTLVIKVTLEWRTRREIEEATRLRTAGGEA
- the cysT gene encoding sulfate ABC transporter permease subunit CysT, giving the protein MLDINRRILPGFGLSLGYTLLYINLLVLIPIVGIVIKSAELSWDQFVEAVWNERAVAAYKLTMGASFAAGLINLVIGLLIAWVLVRYEFPGKKLFDALVDLPFALPTAVAGLVYSSLYVPNGWFGRFLVPLGFHGAYSRTAVVLVLTFVSFPFVVRTVQPVIQDLDADVEEAAACLGANRLQTFLRVIFPTILPALITGFALAFARAIGEYGSVIFVSGNMPYQTEIAPVVVVSNLEAFKYGDAAAVAVVLLAMSFSALFAINLLERWSRRRYV
- a CDS encoding sulfate ABC transporter substrate-binding protein, which gives rise to MRRKKEFRLNVFKFIVAVVGAFGFAYAAAAETKDLLNVSYDPTRELWREINAAFIPHYKEKTGTDLSIKMSHGGSGSQARAVIDGLDADVVTLAIASDVDAIAKAGLIAPDWRTRLPNNASAYNSTIVFVVRKGNPKGIKDWPDLIKEGVQVITPNPKTSGNGQLSLWAAWGSVTQRGGTEEEAAKFVTELYKHVPVLDAGARGSTTTFVQKKIGDVHLTWENEAHLEVKEAGGEVEIVYPPISILADPPLAWVDANVKRKGTEEVAKAYLEFLYTPQAQEIIGKHFYRPTDPAILAQFKSTLPPIELFPITAIAESWSDAKEKFFADGKIFDQIYKPK
- a CDS encoding S8 family serine peptidase produces the protein MLDTGVDGSHPALAGKIVREACFSGNGNCPNGATQQIGPGPGVACTYAGDCKHGTHVAGIAASRSGVARRANIIAIQVFSRFTGPICEGFGDPCALTYTSDQIAALEHVFELRNKHRIAVVNMSLGGGSYSSQAACDADNVARKAAIDNLRAAGIATVAASGNAGYAHLIDEPACISSAFSVGSVTKSDQVSVFTNSASFLDFLAPGTSIRSTVPGGGFKVLSGTSMATPHVAGAFAILSQRLGRADVDRVADALPRPVWASSTRSTVSPSRASPSTPARVARASTGRRGARSCSASPDRARDGRASRHARGRVRRLIRSTRRSRGSLPTISVKDFASARAARSCPRERS
- a CDS encoding LLM class flavin-dependent oxidoreductase; amino-acid sequence: MTTDAASQGTTTRDAQGLPRLGLVLAFWERSGGKDPWAQACETVRAADRLGYDSVWLTESWNRDPITLLTHLAGQTSRIGLGFGVLNVFSRSPAVLANTAATLDELSGGRVMLGLGASTPNVVAGWHGLKFDKPLQRVRETIEICRLIWRRERVHYKGRIFSLEGVRLGYQPLRERIPILLASLRPKSIELCGELADGWIPTIYPLDGIAAGRARIAAGAARAGRAPEDVEVRPGATVLVTDDPSQAAQMGRFAASIYIGPPNSPYAATAAELGYAEDVERVTSVYRSGDHAGAIAAVSDRLATAFTVAGTLEQVRDRLRALRAAGADAVNVSLPSYAPEVAVPVLEKLIA